One window of Saccharomyces kudriavzevii IFO 1802 strain IFO1802 genome assembly, chromosome: 10 genomic DNA carries:
- the ABM1 gene encoding Abm1p (similar to Saccharomyces cerevisiae ABM1 (YJR108W)): protein MSCPPSVSTILSPTDAAIVAAWLNCSDPNAYVHYSTSWGASDYTLNISVIDATTERLVDTRLLTTLENATAWINSNSFDEDEDDMPQATDVSDRLDG, encoded by the coding sequence atgAGTTGTCCCCCAAGTGTATCTACAATTCTTTCACCCACTGATGCAGCGATAGTGGCAGCGTGGCTAAATTGTTCGGACCCCAACGCATATGTCCACTACTCGACATCTTGGGGCGCAAGCGACTATACACTTAACATCTCTGTTATAGATGCTACTACGGAGAGGTTGGTTGACACTAGATTGCTAACAACACTCGAGAATGCAACGGCCTGGATCAATTCAAACTcttttgatgaagacgaagatgatATGCCTCAAGCTACTGATGTATCAGATCGACTCGATGGGTGA
- the LIH1 gene encoding putative lipase (similar to Saccharomyces cerevisiae YJR107W; ancestral locus Anc_7.497), whose translation MISVRIFIFYLFITFTPFVHCSPKLSITPYIYERLVYFIKASSISSCITDNLLFVNKALNDGGCPKHIKFCNDEEINPTASQTVVELVLSAKKGELGSGYLAVDHGKKVVILAFRGSTTRQDWFSDFEIYPVKYSPLCVNEYHKLIKSGKIRECKGCKMHRGFLRFTETLGMDVFKKMEAILERHPGYRIVVTGHSLGAALASLAGIELRLRGFSPLVLTFATPKIFNSEMRQWVDELFETDAIEKESILKEEIQFRKGYFRVVHTGDYIPMVPPFYHAAGLEMFINKVGLPQNAEDIEYRGKNNRITLKDGFRDGMSGLVEDWLHVYEHRAYFIDVVGCSGL comes from the coding sequence ATGATATCTGTCAgaatttttatattttacCTTTTTATAACATTTACACCATTTGTTCACTGTTCGCCAAAGTTATCAATTACTCCTTATATTTATGAGCGTCTAGTATACTTCATTAAAGCAAGCTCAATATCAAGCTGTATAACCGACAATTTACTTTTTGTCAACAAAGCGCTTAATGATGGAGGTTGCCCAAAGCATATCAAGTTCTGCAACGATGAAGAGATTAATCCTACGGCAAGCCAAACAGTGGTTGAACTAGTTCTCAGTGCCAAAAAAGGAGAACTGGGGTCGGGTTATTTGGCTGTTGATCACGGGAAAAAAGTTGTTATTTTAGCATTTAGAGGGTCTACAACAAGACAGGACTGGTTTAgcgattttgaaatatacCCAGTCAAATATTCTCCACTTTGTGTGAACGAATATCATAAGCTTATAAAGTCAGGGAAGATCAGAGAATGTAAAGGTTGCAAAATGCACAGAGGATTTTTAAGATTCACGGAAACTCTTGGAATGGACgtctttaaaaaaatggaagcTATTTTGGAGAGACACCCAGGCTATCGAATTGTTGTGACAGGCCATTCCTTGGGCGCAGCGTTAGCAAGTTTAGCTGGAATCGAATTAAGGCTAAGAGGCTTTAGTCCACTGGTGTTGACGTTCGCAACACCAAAGATATTCAATAGCGAGATGAGACAATGGGTAGATGAGTTGTTTGAAACAGACGCCATAGAGAAGGAGTCAATTCTAAAGGAAGAGATCCAGTTCCGTAAGGGCTATTTTAGAGTGGTGCACACGGGAGATTATATTCCTATGGTCCCACCATTTTATCACGCGGCTGGTTTAGAAATGTTCATTAATAAAGTTGGATTACCTCAAAATgcagaagatattgaatatCGTGGTAAAAATAACAGGATAACCCTGAAGGATGGATTTCGAGATGGTATGAGCGGTTTGGTTGAAGATTGGTTACATGTCTATGAACATCGTGCTTACTTCATCGACGTGGTCGGCTGTTCTGGACTTTGA
- the ADO1 gene encoding adenosine kinase (similar to Saccharomyces cerevisiae ADO1 (YJR105W); ancestral locus Anc_7.499) — translation MSAPLVVLGNPLLDFQADVTAEYLAKYSLKENDAILVDAKSGDAKMAIFDELLQMPETKLVAGGAAQNTARGAAYVLGSGQVVYFGSVGKDKFSERLLNENEKAGVRSMYQVQTDVGTGKCAALITGHNRSLVTDLGAANFFTPDHLDKHWELVEAAKLFYIGGFHLTVSPDAIVKLGQHAQDNRKPFVLNFSAPFIPHVFKDALARVLPYATVIIANESEAEAFCDAFQLDCANTDLEAIAQRIIKDSPVEKTVIFTHGIEPTVVVSSKGTTNYPVKPLDSSKIVDTNGAGDAFAGGFMGGLTLGRDLETSIDMGQWLAALSIQEVGPSYPSQKISYFK, via the coding sequence ATGTCTGCTCCCTTAGTAGTATTGGGTAACCCACTTCTAGATTTCCAGGCGGACGTCACGGCGGAATACCTGGCCAAGTATTCCCTAAAGGAAAACGATGCCATTTTGGTCGATGCCAAGTCGGGCGACGCCAAGATGGCTATTTTCGACGAGCTCTTGCAAATGCCAGAAACCAAGCTTGTTGCCGGTGGTGCTGCTCAGAACACTGCGAGAGGTGCTGCCTACGTCTTGGGCTCCGGCCAGGTCGTGTACTTCGGTTCCGTCGGTAAGGACAAGTTCAGCGAGAGATTGCTTaacgaaaacgaaaaagcTGGTGTTAGGTCCATGTACCAAGTACAAACTGATGTCGGTACCGGGAAATGCGCCGCTTTGATCACTGGTCACAACAGATCCTTGGTGACAGACCTGGGTGCTGCCAATTTCTTCACTCCAGATCATTTGGACAAGCATTGGGAGTTGGTCGAAGCCGCTAAGCTTTTCTACATCGGCGGGTTCCACTTGACCGTGTCTCCAGACGCTATTGTCAAGTTGGGTCAACACGCCCAGGACAACCGCAAGCCTTTTGTCCTGAACTTTAGTGCCCCTTTCATTCCTCACGTTTTCAAAGACGCATTGGCCAGAGTTTTGCCTTATGCTACCGTCATCATCGCCAACGAATCCGAAGCTGAAGCCTTCTGCGATGCCTTCCAATTGGACTGTGCCAACACCGACTTGGAGGCCATTGCTCAAAGAATCATCAAGGACTCTCCAGTTGAGAAGACTGTCATTTTCACCCACGGCATCGAGCCAACGGTCGTCGTGTCCTCTAAGGGTACTACCAACTACCCTGTCAAGCCTTTGGACTCCTCCAAGATCGTCGACACCAACGGTGCTGGTGACGCCTTTGCCGGTGGGTTCATGGGTGGGCTAACTCTGGGTAGAGATTTGGAAACCTCAATTGACATGGGCCAATGGTTGGCCGCTTTGTCTATTCAAGAAGTCGGTCCTTCTTACCCTTCCCAAAAAATATCTTACTTTAAATAG
- the ECM27 gene encoding Ecm27p (similar to Saccharomyces cerevisiae ECM27 (YJR106W); ancestral locus Anc_7.498) has product MDWAINVAHPRLLYEDPKLSITFIVPSLFHIIIAFVLLGICASEFLCPNVAHISDPNSLRSNGSLVSKTASHASHTGALMAILLSWCNSSPDLFSNLMSWATSTRETRSTSASLSIGEVLGACGIILCIVEGSIFIIMSRTQIEISQTQRLSITRDLIFTLVAMCVMSYISFMNQVTVLNCLLMVFLYAFYLIVKLTFRPNRVPEPTSDATVDTSVRENSPSPFPDDSLMASGLLPPVQPGFDVTNSITHGIKPSLLSAMDFNSFLSMLENSSLEEADPSNEMAELDTLRSLTPAKHWPTTATTATRGATTDTERPFSEPTNALAEYTDSDRAINSSPAVFAPYHDNLDDEVSQEQVLLGPPAHGHFRAREVRRFSKKSLGWIMKIFVPHLSNFSQKSTSDAIFSIITVPFFIIFTLSCPQPHTDMLTYDATLNKYSLTTLPIVLLFIQSTTAPFLCCGTLSVLLASHLGYLVYLFPVSLSIGLTLLLAAFITKVNLHNKFTLSLDSSNILQEKLQKRKLLERLNTSIQVIFLAIGIINIIIWISLLANCLIEMMEIYQQILGLSKAILGLTIFAWGNSIGDLISNISMCRLYKTQTHYQDRIHLATKFFMISCASCLGGVMLNSMGGIGFSGLVAMLFIGAFNDNDWWFLRKVKLQESSQLDDRLNYKFVVSCIFIILQIIILLLFFGGPKNIKRYLTREMKFVGICMCALWVLATSINVLLELVS; this is encoded by the coding sequence ATGGACTGGGCAATCAATGTGGCCCATCCGCGATTGCTCTACGAGGACCCTAAATTGTCAATAACGTTTATTGTGCCGAGCTTATTCCATATCATTATAGCTTTCGTATTGTTGGGAATATGTGCGTCCGAGTTTCTTTGCCCCAATGTGGCACATATATCTGATCCTAATAGCCTTCGATCGAACGGTTCGTTAGTTTCGAAAACAGCCTCCCATGCATCTCATACCGGAGCCTTGATGGCAATTTTATTGTCCTGGTGCAATTCCTCGCCGGACCTGTTCTCAAACCTGATGAGTTGGGCGACCTCTACCAGAGAAACGAGGTCCACTTCAGCGTCACTGTCAATCGGCGAGGTTTTAGGCGCTTGCGGTATCATCTTGTGCATTGTCGAAGGTTCgatttttatcattatGTCTAGAACCCAAATCGAAATCTCGCAGACTCAAAGGCTTTCTATTACGAGAGACCTGATATTTACTTTGGTAGCCATGTGCGTGATGAGCTACATATCCTTTATGAACCAGGTCACTGTCCTGAATTGCCTTCTAATGGTTTTCCTTTACGCATTTTACTTGATTGTTAAATTGACTTTCAGGCCTAATCGTGTTCCTGAACCGACTTCAGATGCTACTGTCGATACTAGTGTCAGAGAGAACTCTCCTTCTCCGTTTCCAGATGATTCTCTGATGGCCTCCGGTCTCTTGCCACCAGTACAACCAGGCTTTGACGTGACCAATTCTATAACACACGGCATCAAGCCAAGCCTGCTATCTGCTATGGATTTCAACAGTTTCTTATCAATGCTAGAAAACTCCTCCTTGGAGGAAGCAGATCCAAGCAATGAAATGGCGGAATTAGATACTCTGCGTAGCCTGACGCCAGCTAAACATTGGCCCACCACTGCAACAACTGCTACTCGGGGCGCGACTACAGACACTGAAAGACCATTTAGCGAGCCTACAAATGCATTAGCGGAATACACTGATTCTGATAGGGCTATCAATAGTTCTCCAGCAGTGTTCGCTCCCTATCACGATAATCTTGATGATGAGGTCTCTCAAGAGCAAGTATTATTGGGACCTCCAGCACACGGCCATTTTAGGGCAAGGGAGGTACGAagattttccaaaaaatctcTAGGCTGGATCATGAAAATTTTCGTGCCACATTTGTCAAATTTCTCTCAGAAATCTACCTCAGATGCAATATTCTCCATTATCACtgttccatttttcatcatatttACATTATCATGCCCACAACCACATACAGATATGCTTACTTATGACGCTACTTTAAACAAGTACTCATTAACAACTTTACCCATAgttttattgtttattCAATCAACTACTGCACCCTTCCTTTGTTGCGGTACACTTTCTGTTCTTTTGGCCTCTCATCTTGGATATCTCGTTTATCTTTTCCCGGTTTCTTTATCCATAGGTTTAACCCTACTATTGGCCGCTTTCATCACAAAGGTAAATTTACATAATAAATTTACTCTGTCATTAGATAGCTCAAATATTCTACaagaaaaactacaaaaaaggaaactgcTCGAGAGACTCAACACCAGCATACAAGTAATTTTCTTGGCCATCGGAATAATAAATATCATAATCTGGATATCTCTTTTAGCTAATTGCCTCATTGAAATGATGGAAATATATCAGCAAATATTGGGATTGTCGAAAGCTATTTTGGGTCTTACCATTTTTGCATGGGGTAATTCCATTGGCGATCTGATCTCCAACATATCCATGTGCAGGCTTTACAAGACACAAACTCATTATCAAGACAGAATCCATTTAgcaacaaaatttttcatgatATCATGCGCATCTTGTTTGGGAGGTGTAATGTTAAATTCAATGGGTGGTATAGGATTTAGCGGATTAGTAGCAATGCTTTTCATTGGCGCTTTCAATGACAATGATTGGTGGTTTCTAAGAAAAGTTAAACTACAAGAATCAAGCCAACTTGATGATAGACTAAATTACAAGTTCGTTGTTTCttgcattttcattattctaCAAATCATTATCTTGCTACTATTCTTCGGCGGGCCCAAGAATATTAAACGATACCTCACAAGAGAAATGAAGTTTGTCGGGATTTGTATGTGTGCATTATGGGTGCTAGCCACTTCGATCAACGTACTTCTAGAACTTGTTAGTTAA